Proteins from one Pyrobaculum neutrophilum V24Sta genomic window:
- a CDS encoding S9 family peptidase, which produces MSLLAKRALSVRSAYAPRLGPRREIYYISDITGVPQLWRFDGHVHDMVLPWEERVSEYRVADDGTLAFTSDVAGDERWRLYVLEGEEAAPVSAEGVNSLGAWSPDSQKLAFTSTRDDQQNFHLYLYDRATRSIAKLAEIPGINVVEEWSEVGLFVTHYETNLESAILLYRGGEVRELTKRSPDTMSLSPRYIGGGKLLYLTNEGWEHMGVAQMDLTTGSWKYLIQLDRDVEFFDVWGSYLVFSLNEEGSSGLYMMHMPSGLTHKIATPRGVVTSLQYREGLILFSLSSINRGHEVYIHQGGALRQLTRSPRFGLQLESLPDPESVWYVSHDGRKIQANIYKPPGAARGVVVYLHGGPESQDRPELKPLVLALLMSGFVVAAPNYRGSAGFGKSFLRLDDLDKRWDAIKDVEAFARWLTAEGIAKAKPCVMGGSYGGYLTLMALATAPDLWACGVEIAGIFNLVTFLERTAPWRRRYREAEYGSLDRHRDLLLQLSPATYVDKITAPLLAVHGANDIRVPIHEAEQLAKRLGELGREVKLLVLPDEGHVITKVENRVKVYTEVLKFVERHQVY; this is translated from the coding sequence ATGAGCCTTCTTGCGAAAAGGGCTCTCTCGGTAAGATCCGCCTATGCGCCCCGCCTGGGGCCCCGCAGGGAGATCTACTACATCAGCGATATTACCGGCGTTCCCCAGCTCTGGAGGTTTGATGGACATGTCCACGACATGGTGCTCCCCTGGGAGGAAAGGGTGTCGGAGTACCGGGTTGCAGATGACGGCACTCTCGCGTTCACCAGCGACGTGGCGGGCGACGAAAGGTGGCGTCTCTACGTGCTTGAGGGCGAGGAGGCGGCGCCCGTCTCCGCTGAGGGGGTTAACAGCCTGGGGGCTTGGTCGCCCGACTCGCAGAAGCTGGCTTTCACCTCCACCAGGGATGACCAGCAGAACTTCCACCTATACCTCTACGACAGAGCTACGAGGTCTATCGCCAAGCTCGCCGAGATACCCGGCATCAACGTCGTGGAGGAGTGGTCGGAGGTGGGTCTCTTCGTCACGCACTATGAGACAAACCTCGAAAGCGCCATACTGCTCTACAGAGGCGGGGAGGTGCGGGAGTTGACCAAGAGGAGCCCGGACACCATGAGCCTCTCCCCTAGATACATCGGAGGGGGGAAGCTACTCTATCTAACAAACGAGGGGTGGGAACACATGGGGGTGGCCCAGATGGATCTGACGACCGGCTCCTGGAAATACCTAATTCAGCTGGACAGAGACGTCGAGTTCTTCGACGTGTGGGGGAGCTACCTCGTCTTTTCTCTAAACGAGGAGGGGTCGTCGGGTCTCTACATGATGCACATGCCCTCGGGCCTAACCCACAAGATAGCTACGCCGAGGGGCGTCGTGACATCTCTACAGTACAGAGAGGGGCTCATCCTTTTCTCCCTCTCCAGCATAAACAGAGGCCATGAGGTCTACATCCACCAGGGAGGGGCACTGAGGCAACTCACGAGATCCCCCAGGTTCGGCCTACAGCTGGAGTCCCTACCCGACCCGGAGTCCGTGTGGTACGTGAGCCACGACGGTAGGAAGATCCAGGCTAACATCTACAAGCCGCCGGGCGCGGCTAGGGGAGTCGTCGTCTACCTCCACGGAGGCCCCGAGAGCCAAGATAGGCCGGAGCTCAAGCCGCTGGTGCTGGCCTTGCTCATGTCGGGCTTCGTCGTGGCGGCGCCTAACTACAGAGGGAGCGCCGGCTTCGGAAAAAGCTTCCTCCGCCTCGACGACTTAGACAAGAGGTGGGACGCGATAAAGGACGTCGAAGCCTTCGCCAGGTGGCTCACCGCTGAGGGCATCGCTAAGGCGAAGCCCTGCGTAATGGGGGGGTCCTACGGCGGCTACCTCACGTTGATGGCCCTCGCCACAGCCCCCGACCTCTGGGCATGCGGCGTGGAGATAGCCGGCATCTTCAACCTGGTGACGTTTCTGGAGAGGACCGCGCCTTGGAGGAGGAGGTACAGAGAGGCGGAATACGGATCTCTCGACAGACATCGCGATCTCTTGCTCCAGCTGAGCCCAGCGACGTACGTGGACAAAATCACGGCCCCCCTCCTAGCCGTCCACGGCGCAAACGACATACGCGTGCCCATCCACGAAGCCGAGCAGCTGGCCAAGAGGCTGGGGGAGCTGGGGAGAGAGGTTAAACTCTTGGTGCTCCCCGACGAGGGCCACGTCATTACAAAGGTGGAAAACCGGGTCAAGGTCTACACGGAGGTTTTGAAGTTCGTAGAACGGCACCAGGTTTATTAA
- the rnhB gene encoding ribonuclease HII → MSFLEGGVDEAGRGPVVGPMVIAVVVGDGGVLARLGVRDSKRLSPERRERLYQLILEAADCVNYVVVEPAVVDTYVWRGLLNALELDYTAKLIELCPADVYYVDSPDVDPRRYGSALEFITGRRVVAMHKGESVPQVAAASIVAKVVRDRLVALLKKEVGDFGSGYPSDPRTREWLKWGRLPPECVRWSWRTLRGESP, encoded by the coding sequence ATGTCTTTTTTGGAAGGCGGTGTCGACGAGGCGGGCAGGGGGCCGGTGGTGGGGCCTATGGTGATCGCCGTCGTTGTTGGAGACGGCGGCGTTCTCGCCCGCCTGGGGGTGAGGGATTCCAAGAGGCTGAGCCCGGAGAGGAGGGAGCGGCTGTACCAACTGATCTTGGAGGCGGCGGACTGCGTTAACTACGTGGTGGTTGAGCCCGCGGTTGTCGATACATACGTGTGGAGGGGGCTTCTAAACGCGTTGGAGCTCGACTACACGGCTAAGCTGATCGAGCTGTGTCCCGCCGACGTGTACTACGTGGATTCCCCCGACGTCGACCCCCGGCGCTACGGCTCAGCGCTGGAGTTTATCACGGGCAGACGCGTGGTGGCTATGCACAAGGGCGAGTCTGTTCCGCAAGTGGCCGCCGCCAGCATAGTGGCTAAGGTGGTGAGAGATAGGCTTGTGGCGCTTCTGAAGAAGGAGGTGGGGGATTTCGGTAGCGGATATCCCTCCGACCCCCGCACGAGGGAGTGGCTCAAGTGGGGAAGACTACCCCCGGAGTGCGTTAGGTGGAGTTGGCGGACCCTCCGGGGGGAAAGCCCCTAG
- a CDS encoding TrkA C-terminal domain-containing protein → MVREAVVLDSNDDLGPLLARMLVDNGYVVRVLANQERAKMYEREAVYIHNLVENYERVLRGIDFSRVEVAVFPSPNDMLNLSFAKFARSQGVPIVVIVARGEAVAREAEELGIMAIVSYHCVLSRLTRILNLRFTRILPLKAGVAMLEMLVTSDSPLLGKTIGEVEEETGAKVAIVRGDEYLTSSDVEIQDGDYLIAVGPQADLQQLTK, encoded by the coding sequence GTGGTTAGAGAGGCCGTAGTTCTAGACAGCAACGACGACCTAGGCCCTCTCCTCGCGAGGATGCTCGTCGACAACGGCTACGTTGTAAGAGTGCTCGCGAATCAGGAGCGGGCTAAGATGTACGAAAGAGAGGCTGTCTACATACACAACCTAGTTGAGAACTACGAGAGGGTCCTTAGAGGAATCGACTTCTCCCGCGTAGAAGTCGCCGTCTTCCCCTCGCCAAACGACATGTTGAACCTCAGCTTTGCTAAATTTGCAAGATCGCAAGGCGTTCCCATCGTCGTCATCGTTGCAAGAGGCGAGGCCGTGGCGAGGGAGGCGGAGGAGCTCGGCATTATGGCCATAGTGTCCTACCACTGCGTACTCTCAAGGCTCACCAGAATCCTCAACCTAAGATTCACCAGGATCCTCCCGCTGAAAGCAGGCGTTGCTATGCTAGAGATGTTGGTGACCTCCGACTCCCCGCTCCTAGGAAAGACCATCGGAGAAGTGGAGGAAGAAACCGGCGCAAAGGTGGCAATAGTCAGGGGAGACGAATACCTAACCTCCAGCGACGTGGAGATACAAGATGGAGACTACCTCATAGCCGTCGGCCCCCAGGCAGACCTGCAGCAACTCACCAAGTAG
- the coaBC gene encoding bifunctional phosphopantothenoylcysteine decarboxylase/phosphopantothenate--cysteine ligase CoaBC, whose product MSEVEAIRGTYSNLLRGVRIALLVSSGVSLYKSIDTARLLIRHGADVHVFMTPKAARLVSPHLFWWATGRRPVVELTGATEHIEICSNADVVLAAPATANTLVKLSLGIADNAALTCALAASRARKVVVPAMNIAMWNTPQVQEAVERLRKHAVVVPPVFEEGKAKYPPPEEVAEYVIDATAPQDYGGVRVLVTAGPTHEHIDDVKYITTPSSGLTGYYFAREAAARGARVTLVAGPAELRPPPGVELVKVTSVLEMYRAVLERAGENDMFIFAAAPLDFYVDGRASGKIDSSLQQYTVVLRQAPKIAQDVKRHNPRAYVIGFKAEHGVEEAELLRKARSRMESGGWDIALAHDVSKMGFGTLKDEYLLLTKDRVEKLGPAHKRELARAVLTLARPGVAAR is encoded by the coding sequence GTGTCTGAGGTAGAGGCAATAAGGGGGACCTACAGCAACCTCCTAAGAGGCGTCAGAATTGCTCTGCTGGTATCGTCCGGCGTCTCCCTATATAAGTCCATAGACACCGCCCGCCTCCTTATTAGACATGGGGCAGACGTACACGTCTTCATGACGCCAAAGGCAGCCCGGCTTGTATCCCCACACCTCTTCTGGTGGGCAACCGGCCGCAGACCCGTTGTGGAGCTGACGGGAGCTACCGAACACATAGAGATTTGTAGCAACGCAGACGTGGTGCTGGCCGCCCCGGCCACAGCCAACACCCTGGTTAAGCTCTCGTTAGGCATAGCGGACAACGCGGCGCTCACCTGCGCCTTGGCCGCCTCCAGGGCTAGGAAGGTGGTCGTTCCAGCCATGAACATCGCCATGTGGAACACGCCGCAAGTGCAGGAGGCCGTTGAAAGGCTTAGAAAACATGCGGTCGTTGTACCGCCGGTTTTTGAGGAGGGCAAGGCCAAGTACCCACCTCCAGAGGAGGTGGCGGAGTACGTGATAGACGCCACCGCCCCCCAGGACTACGGAGGAGTTAGGGTTTTGGTCACGGCGGGCCCCACCCACGAGCACATCGACGACGTGAAATACATAACCACCCCCAGCAGCGGCTTGACTGGGTACTACTTCGCAAGGGAGGCGGCGGCCAGGGGGGCGAGGGTAACGCTGGTGGCCGGCCCCGCCGAGCTAAGGCCGCCCCCAGGTGTGGAGCTGGTCAAGGTCACCTCGGTTCTGGAGATGTACCGCGCCGTCTTGGAGAGAGCCGGGGAAAACGACATGTTCATATTCGCGGCCGCCCCCCTCGACTTCTACGTCGACGGTAGAGCCAGCGGCAAGATCGACAGCTCTCTGCAACAGTACACCGTTGTGCTCCGCCAGGCGCCGAAGATCGCGCAGGACGTCAAACGGCACAACCCCCGGGCCTACGTAATAGGTTTTAAGGCTGAACACGGCGTAGAGGAGGCCGAGCTGCTGAGGAAGGCCAGGTCGAGGATGGAGTCGGGGGGGTGGGACATCGCCCTCGCCCACGACGTGTCCAAGATGGGCTTCGGAACTCTAAAGGACGAGTACCTCCTCCTCACGAAAGACAGGGTTGAGAAGCTGGGGCCTGCCCACAAGCGGGAGCTGGCGAGGGCCGTCCTAACGCTAGCTAGGCCCGGGGTTGCCGCGCGGTAG
- a CDS encoding NAD+ synthase, translating into MAPFDLQTVINALDYQRAREIISSFVRSYVEGAGARGVVVGLSGGVDSTVTAALAVEALGPERVLGLFMPSRHTPPEDAADVAEVAKALGIRLITVDITPIVESFAKALPGYSESERVAVGNIMARVRMTILYYYANRDNLLVAGSGDRSELLLGYFTKYGDGGVDILPIGSLYKVQVREMARRLGFRRIAEKPSSPRLWQGHTAEGELGAPYEVLDVVLYAIYDRKMPLEEAKRAFGSVVDLVVARARANAHKLRPPPSPDLSQARRDV; encoded by the coding sequence GTGGCCCCGTTTGACCTCCAGACAGTCATAAACGCCCTGGATTACCAGAGGGCGCGTGAGATCATCTCCTCCTTCGTCAGAAGCTACGTAGAGGGGGCCGGGGCTAGGGGGGTTGTGGTTGGGCTAAGCGGCGGGGTGGACTCCACCGTCACTGCGGCTTTGGCCGTGGAGGCTCTGGGCCCCGAGAGGGTGCTCGGCCTCTTTATGCCCTCCCGCCACACGCCGCCAGAGGACGCCGCCGACGTCGCCGAGGTGGCCAAGGCCTTGGGGATTAGGCTGATCACCGTAGATATCACGCCCATCGTGGAGAGCTTCGCCAAGGCTCTGCCTGGGTACTCGGAGTCTGAGAGGGTGGCGGTGGGCAACATCATGGCCAGGGTGAGGATGACGATCCTGTACTACTACGCTAATAGGGATAACCTCCTGGTGGCGGGTAGCGGGGATAGAAGCGAGCTGTTGCTCGGCTACTTCACCAAATACGGCGACGGCGGCGTCGACATACTCCCAATTGGGTCGCTCTACAAGGTGCAGGTTAGAGAGATGGCGAGGAGGCTGGGGTTTAGACGCATCGCCGAGAAGCCAAGTAGCCCAAGGCTGTGGCAGGGCCACACAGCAGAGGGGGAGCTGGGCGCGCCCTACGAGGTGCTAGACGTGGTTCTCTACGCCATATACGACAGGAAGATGCCTCTGGAGGAGGCCAAGAGGGCCTTCGGAAGCGTCGTTGACCTCGTGGTCGCTAGGGCGAGGGCAAACGCCCACAAGCTGAGGCCGCCCCCCTCGCCGGATCTCTCACAGGCGCGGAGGGATGTATAA
- a CDS encoding spermidine synthase — translation MAKTPGPISLIEPLSGNSALLVKINAVYVVKRSRYQEIVVADTEDFGRALILDDYIQSSYYDEVYYHESLVHPAMSTHPSPADVLILGGGEGATLREVLKHRTVKRAVMVDIDGDVVEVARRYLPQMHQGAFDDPRAQVVIEDGFVYVERALAAGDKFDVVIMDLTDPYSSDIAKQLYAPGFFKKVRGLLREDGLVVTQAGNSFFFPEAYDMVLHGVRSSFPTVAEYSVWIPSFGYAVNYILGSLKYNPTALTPEEVDRRLRERGVQTHFYSGRTHLGLMSLPIHRKIRRV, via the coding sequence ATGGCGAAGACGCCGGGCCCCATCTCCCTGATTGAGCCCTTGAGCGGCAACTCCGCCCTCCTCGTAAAGATAAACGCTGTGTATGTGGTGAAGCGGTCTAGGTACCAGGAGATCGTGGTCGCAGACACAGAGGACTTCGGGAGAGCCCTCATCCTAGACGACTACATCCAGTCGTCCTACTACGACGAGGTGTACTACCACGAGAGCTTGGTGCACCCCGCCATGTCTACACACCCATCCCCCGCCGACGTCTTGATACTAGGCGGAGGCGAGGGCGCAACCCTGAGAGAGGTTCTGAAACACCGCACCGTCAAGAGGGCAGTCATGGTGGACATAGACGGCGACGTGGTTGAGGTGGCCAGGAGGTACCTCCCACAGATGCATCAAGGCGCCTTCGACGACCCGCGGGCCCAGGTCGTGATCGAAGACGGCTTTGTCTACGTGGAGAGGGCGCTGGCCGCGGGGGACAAATTCGACGTCGTCATCATGGATCTGACCGACCCCTACAGCTCAGACATCGCGAAGCAGCTCTACGCGCCGGGTTTCTTCAAGAAGGTGAGGGGCTTGCTGAGGGAGGACGGGTTGGTGGTTACCCAGGCTGGGAACAGCTTCTTCTTCCCCGAGGCCTACGACATGGTGCTCCATGGGGTGAGATCCAGTTTCCCCACGGTGGCTGAATACAGCGTCTGGATCCCCTCCTTCGGATACGCCGTGAACTACATCCTCGGGTCGCTCAAGTACAACCCCACCGCGTTAACGCCGGAGGAGGTCGATAGAAGGCTTAGGGAACGCGGCGTCCAAACCCACTTCTACTCCGGCAGAACCCACCTGGGGCTCATGTCTCTCCCCATACACAGGAAGATACGCCGTGTCTGA
- a CDS encoding cystathionine gamma-synthase family protein — protein MRRGTAAVRGFRLLDPYGSLQPPIYQTALFRMEGEALKSDRGFDLKYSREENPTLRPLEEALATLEDGVDALVFNSGMAALSSVFFSLLNADATVLTTMEAYGTTLRLLSSLGRFGVKLRKTYPSTETYIEGLKSGRPTVAFVETITNPLLHVLDIPEVVKTAKDLGSVVVVDNTFATPVLIQPISHGADVVVHSTSKYIAGHNDVIGGVAVVSSRAMLEELWVWRAMLGGIMQPFEAFLTLRGLKTLFVRFEYQCKSAKAIAEFLAEHSKVAEVIYPGLPTHPDHGVAKKLFGDKFGAVVSFRVKGGRDAVFKFFKSLKLVTPGPSLGGVESIATYPVASAASPIPEEDRKILGITEDLVRLSVGLEDVDDLIEDLDQALNA, from the coding sequence ATGCGTAGGGGGACGGCCGCCGTGAGGGGGTTCAGGCTTCTTGACCCCTACGGCTCGCTCCAGCCCCCCATTTATCAGACGGCGTTGTTTAGGATGGAGGGGGAGGCGCTGAAGTCCGACAGGGGGTTCGACCTCAAGTATAGTAGGGAGGAGAACCCCACCCTCAGGCCGCTGGAGGAGGCGCTGGCTACGCTCGAGGACGGCGTGGACGCCCTCGTGTTTAACAGCGGTATGGCGGCTCTCTCCTCGGTCTTCTTCTCTCTTCTAAACGCAGACGCCACCGTCCTCACCACCATGGAGGCATATGGAACTACCCTTAGGCTTTTGAGCTCGCTTGGTAGATTTGGCGTAAAGCTACGAAAGACGTATCCAAGTACGGAGACGTATATAGAGGGGCTGAAAAGCGGGAGGCCTACCGTGGCTTTTGTAGAGACTATAACTAATCCCCTTCTCCATGTCTTAGATATTCCCGAGGTGGTGAAGACGGCTAAAGATCTGGGGTCTGTGGTTGTGGTGGATAACACCTTCGCCACGCCTGTCCTCATCCAGCCGATATCCCACGGCGCCGATGTGGTGGTGCACTCAACGTCGAAGTACATAGCGGGGCACAACGACGTCATCGGCGGCGTGGCCGTGGTTTCGTCGAGGGCGATGCTGGAGGAGCTGTGGGTTTGGAGGGCGATGCTGGGGGGCATAATGCAGCCCTTCGAGGCCTTCCTGACGCTTCGGGGTTTGAAGACGTTGTTTGTGCGATTTGAGTATCAGTGCAAGTCGGCGAAGGCCATCGCCGAGTTTCTCGCCGAACACAGCAAGGTCGCCGAGGTCATCTACCCAGGTCTGCCCACACATCCAGATCATGGAGTGGCCAAGAAGCTCTTCGGCGATAAGTTCGGCGCAGTTGTATCCTTTAGGGTTAAGGGCGGGAGAGACGCCGTGTTTAAGTTCTTCAAATCTCTCAAGCTGGTGACGCCTGGGCCGAGCCTAGGCGGGGTGGAAAGCATCGCCACCTACCCCGTGGCCAGCGCGGCCTCGCCTATACCTGAGGAGGATAGAAAAATATTGGGCATAACCGAGGACCTTGTGAGGCTTTCCGTCGGCCTCGAAGACGTAGACGACTTAATCGAGGACCTAGACCAGGCCCTCAACGCGTAA
- the malQ gene encoding 4-alpha-glucanotransferase: MLRGFGVLLHISSLPGGCLVGDLGPSAYRFADFLSEAEATYWQILPLSHTLPEYDDSPYSAASLLAGNPALVSLEKMAQLGLAKRAPPSCPPAERARFAEAWELKRRYLEEAFEGRLGWRDYEEFAARNSWWLEPYGRYMALREAFGGPWTAWPAWARRPNADLPPRLERRADFYRYVQFHFWLQWEELKRYVNSLGVFIIGDLPIYPALDSADVWEGQRYFKLAPDGAPLYVSGVPPDYYSPTGQLWGTPVYNWAELRRDRYVWWTRRLTRLLSIFDYIRLDHFRGYAAYWEVPYGEPTAVRGRWAPGPGEELFRAAEDALPRLIAEDLGFITPDVVELRYRLGIPGMRVLQFAWDGNPANEHKPHNYERNLVAYTGTHDNNTTLGWWREETTPRSRREALAYMGGCRGGVSWCFIRLLFSTVADVAVVPMQDALGLGSEARMNKPGTARGNWKWRMAGDPPRAVAARLRRLARIYGR, from the coding sequence GTGCTTCGGGGCTTTGGAGTACTTCTCCACATATCTAGCCTCCCCGGGGGTTGCCTAGTCGGCGACCTGGGGCCCTCCGCCTATAGATTCGCCGACTTCCTATCCGAAGCCGAGGCCACCTACTGGCAGATCCTGCCGCTGAGCCACACGCTACCTGAATACGACGACTCCCCCTACAGCGCAGCCTCGCTGCTGGCTGGAAACCCGGCCCTCGTCAGCCTGGAGAAGATGGCCCAGCTGGGGTTGGCGAAGAGGGCGCCGCCCAGCTGTCCGCCCGCCGAGAGGGCGCGTTTCGCAGAGGCTTGGGAGCTCAAGAGGCGGTATCTTGAGGAGGCCTTCGAGGGAAGGCTGGGCTGGCGGGATTACGAGGAGTTCGCCGCCCGAAATAGCTGGTGGCTGGAGCCCTACGGTAGATACATGGCGCTAAGGGAGGCCTTCGGGGGGCCGTGGACCGCCTGGCCCGCCTGGGCGAGGAGACCCAACGCCGATCTGCCGCCACGCCTAGAAAGGAGGGCGGATTTCTACAGATACGTCCAGTTCCACTTCTGGCTACAGTGGGAGGAGCTGAAGAGATACGTCAACAGCCTCGGCGTATTTATCATAGGCGACCTCCCCATATACCCGGCGTTAGACAGCGCCGACGTGTGGGAGGGGCAGAGGTACTTCAAGCTGGCGCCCGACGGCGCCCCCCTCTACGTCTCCGGGGTTCCGCCTGACTACTATTCACCCACCGGACAACTATGGGGGACGCCGGTCTACAACTGGGCGGAGCTGAGGAGAGACCGCTACGTCTGGTGGACCCGGCGCCTTACGAGGCTACTCTCCATATTCGACTACATACGCCTCGACCACTTCAGAGGATATGCGGCGTATTGGGAGGTGCCCTACGGGGAGCCCACGGCCGTAAGGGGGAGGTGGGCGCCGGGGCCCGGCGAGGAGCTTTTCAGAGCCGCCGAAGATGCCCTCCCCAGGCTCATCGCGGAGGACCTGGGCTTCATCACCCCAGACGTTGTGGAGCTCAGGTATAGGCTGGGCATACCCGGCATGCGCGTGCTCCAGTTCGCATGGGACGGCAACCCCGCCAACGAGCACAAGCCGCACAACTACGAGAGGAACCTTGTGGCGTACACCGGAACACACGACAACAACACCACCCTAGGCTGGTGGAGGGAGGAGACAACGCCGAGGTCGAGGCGCGAGGCCCTCGCCTACATGGGCGGCTGCAGAGGCGGTGTGAGCTGGTGCTTCATACGCCTCCTCTTCTCCACCGTGGCCGACGTGGCCGTAGTCCCGATGCAGGACGCCCTCGGGCTAGGTAGTGAGGCTCGGATGAACAAGCCCGGCACCGCGAGGGGCAACTGGAAGTGGAGGATGGCCGGAGACCCGCCCCGGGCTGTGGCGGCGCGGCTCAGGCGCCTTGCAAGGATCTACGGGCGCTGA
- a CDS encoding site-2 protease family protein, which produces MYHELRKRELVDLAVAFATLTVGFSIAIAGGGIVGGINWRRVLEAVPIVAFVLLFAFVGHEMAHRQVARRLGYIAMFQADYNLLPLAVILPLLFGVVFAAPGAVVVLPFRPPGGGNERRDLFYIAAAGPITNIAFGAAGLAIATYTNSPIWWFFAYTNAWLAFFNLLPIPPLDGNKMLRTNLPMWLAITAVAGLLVAKLWQ; this is translated from the coding sequence GTGTATCACGAGCTCAGGAAAAGGGAGCTTGTGGATCTCGCGGTCGCCTTTGCAACTCTCACAGTTGGTTTCTCAATCGCCATCGCGGGAGGCGGAATAGTCGGCGGAATAAACTGGAGGAGGGTTCTTGAGGCTGTGCCCATCGTCGCCTTCGTGCTCCTCTTCGCCTTTGTAGGCCACGAGATGGCGCATAGGCAAGTGGCTAGGAGGCTGGGCTACATAGCGATGTTTCAAGCGGACTACAACCTACTCCCCCTGGCGGTTATACTGCCGTTGCTCTTTGGCGTAGTCTTCGCAGCCCCCGGCGCAGTGGTGGTGCTCCCCTTTAGACCCCCCGGCGGTGGAAACGAGAGAAGAGATCTGTTCTACATAGCGGCGGCGGGCCCCATAACCAACATCGCCTTCGGCGCCGCCGGCTTAGCTATAGCAACCTACACCAATTCGCCCATCTGGTGGTTCTTCGCCTACACAAACGCCTGGCTTGCCTTCTTCAACCTCCTCCCTATACCGCCGCTAGACGGCAACAAGATGCTTAGGACAAACCTGCCGATGTGGCTCGCCATCACCGCAGTCGCGGGCCTACTGGTAGCAAAGCTGTGGCAATAG
- a CDS encoding PadR family transcriptional regulator codes for MYKRRRGVFKGVVLYILRSRALSGYEILKELGRLTAGRFVPSPGTLYPLLSYLEAEGLIESRESYVGRRRKKIYQLTDRGRELLEQLLEDEEFKALVQQIEGGASPDLLTAIRDELVYIDEVFDEVEGGDTAVLEEILAILKRLEDKTQARLARARR; via the coding sequence ATGTATAAACGCCGCCGCGGGGTCTTCAAGGGGGTTGTGCTCTACATCCTCAGATCTAGGGCTTTAAGTGGGTACGAGATTCTTAAGGAGCTGGGGAGGCTCACGGCGGGGAGGTTCGTACCGTCCCCCGGCACTCTGTACCCCCTCCTGTCTTACCTAGAGGCAGAGGGGCTTATCGAGTCGAGGGAGAGCTACGTCGGGAGGAGGAGGAAGAAGATCTACCAACTGACGGATCGGGGTAGGGAGCTGCTGGAGCAGCTACTGGAGGACGAGGAATTCAAGGCGCTTGTCCAACAGATAGAGGGCGGCGCCTCGCCGGATCTCCTCACCGCGATCCGCGACGAGCTCGTGTACATCGACGAGGTGTTTGACGAGGTTGAGGGAGGCGACACCGCCGTGTTGGAGGAGATACTCGCCATCCTTAAGAGGCTTGAGGACAAGACACAGGCTAGGCTTGCCCGTGCGAGGCGCTGA
- a CDS encoding transcriptional regulator gives MSLERVLSAVRALLARELVERGLSVNETARLLGLTPAAVSMYLSGKRGGELVGVLASDERVMALVRSHAELFVDAAKRGARGPIDLTELAKVISNILAQKTPGVELEELIRERIRLEQETATRAMAYSYRMRNPLVRALFMQIATDSLRHAEILTMILDHLTGRLKADGLDISEEELEALAQEEASMRESIADLYKVGDPVLRALILSIELDEQKHFQLIKALQLAPRLPRGNPGPS, from the coding sequence GTGAGCCTTGAGAGGGTTCTGTCGGCGGTGAGGGCCCTATTGGCGCGGGAGCTGGTGGAGAGGGGCTTAAGCGTGAACGAAACCGCTAGGCTCCTCGGCCTCACCCCCGCGGCGGTTTCCATGTACCTCTCAGGCAAGAGAGGGGGGGAGCTCGTGGGGGTGTTGGCGAGCGACGAAAGAGTCATGGCGCTTGTTAGGAGCCATGCGGAGCTGTTCGTAGACGCGGCTAAGCGCGGGGCGAGGGGGCCCATCGATTTGACGGAGCTAGCCAAGGTGATATCCAACATCTTGGCGCAGAAGACGCCGGGAGTGGAGCTTGAGGAGCTCATCAGGGAGCGGATCCGCCTCGAGCAGGAGACGGCAACTAGGGCGATGGCGTATTCCTACAGGATGAGGAACCCGCTGGTGAGAGCGCTGTTTATGCAGATCGCCACGGACAGCCTCCGCCACGCCGAGATCTTAACCATGATACTGGACCACCTCACGGGTAGGCTTAAGGCGGATGGGCTGGACATCTCAGAGGAGGAGCTCGAGGCGCTTGCTCAAGAGGAGGCCTCCATGAGGGAGAGCATAGCGGATCTCTACAAGGTAGGCGACCCGGTCCTGAGGGCGTTGATTCTCTCCATCGAGCTCGACGAGCAGAAGCACTTCCAGCTGATCAAGGCCCTCCAGCTGGCGCCCCGCCTACCGCGCGGCAACCCCGGGCCTAGCTAG